From Toxorhynchites rutilus septentrionalis strain SRP chromosome 2, ASM2978413v1, whole genome shotgun sequence, a single genomic window includes:
- the LOC129770881 gene encoding uncharacterized protein LOC129770881 isoform X4, whose amino-acid sequence MAAPQLYGEEVYVRRRGEEYPPVSMVNGRHVYLNDSAIFYDSAESIPANVTFRNRRRYNESLSSLNESDYGVPYDSTADEYQDEEPITINKQHVASSLSRFGAILQMLSKIPFPRMSVTGMGLSSLVAIFICPRTLGANILFPGFRLLFGTLYPAYASYKAVRTKNVKEYVKWMMYWIVFAFFTCIETFTDILLSWFPFYYEIKVIIVLWLLSPATRGSSTLYRKFVHPMLTRREQEIDDYINQAKEKGYTAVLQLGSKGVNYATNVIMQTAIKAFNPPQLPSMLLRHSQSDNALASAAHGSRRTYSLSDADETDGYPSPSSPGLGIPAIRVTRSHSADSALNKVASGSSQIANRNHSIIYEIDSEEEGNLLAEAQAALEHSQYLRTNGDTNGEPEQDEESGETTEGSARSRAAQKRKPAASGVTRGRKATTSSVPNSTVKTRGRKKLRKESESMEVEVD is encoded by the exons GCTGAGAGTATACCGGCGAACGTAACATTTCGCAATCGCCGCCGATACAATGAATCGCTCTCGTCACTAAACGAGTCGGATTACGGTGTTCCGTACGATTCGACGGCCGACGAATATCAGGATGAGGAACCGATTACGATCAACAAGCAACATGTGGCCAGCTCGTTGTCCCGATTCGGTGCCATACTCCAAATGCTATCGAAAATTCCATTCCCGCGCATGTCGGTCACCGGAATGGGCCTCAGCTCTCTCGTCGCCATCTTCATCTGTCCGCGAACCCTCGGTGCCAACATTCTGTTTCCCGGTTTCAGATTATTGTTCGGAACGCTCTATCCCGCCTATGCATCATACAAAGCGGTCAGGACCAAAAATGTCAAGGAATAT GTCAAATGGATGATGTATTGGATAGTGTTTGCGTTCTTCACCTGCATCGAGACGTTCACCGACATACTGCTTTCGTGGTTCCCGTTCTACTACGAGATCAAAGTCATCATCGTCCTATGGCTGCTGTCGCCGGCAACCCGGGGCAGTTCGACACTGTATCGCAAATTTGTACATCCGATGCTAACCCGACGGGAACAG gAAATCGATGATTACATCAATCAAGCCAAAGAAAAAGGATACACAGCAGTGCTGCAATTGGGTTCGAAGGGCGTCAACTACGCCACAAACGTGATTATGCAAACGGCAATCAAG GCTTTTAACCCACCACAATTGCCTAGCATGCTGCTGCGGCACAGCCAATCAGATAATGCACTAGCTTCTGCTGCGCACGGCTCACGTCGCACCTACTCACTCAGTGATGCCGACGAAACAGACGGTTATCCGTCGCCGTCGTCACCGGGCTTAGGCATACCCGCGATCCGTGTAACACGATCACATTCGGCGGACTCCGCCCTGAACAAGGTGGCTTCTGGTTCCTCCCAAATCGCTAACCGTAACCACAGCATAATCTATGAGATCGATTCAGAAGAGGAGGGAAACCTGCTCGCGGAAGCTCAGGCCGCACTTGAGCATAGTCAGTATTTACGTACTAACGGCGACACTAACGGGGAGCCAGAACAGGACGAAGAATCCGGCGAAACTACGGAAGGCTCGGCGAGATCAAGGGCTGCCCAAAAACGAAAGCCTGCTGCCAGCGGCGTCACTCGTGGCAGAAAGGCCACCACGAGCAGTGTCCCCAATAGTACTGTGAAGACGCGTGGTCGCAAAAAACTTCGAAAGGAATCGGAGTCGATGGAAGTCGAGGTGGATTGA
- the LOC129770881 gene encoding receptor expression-enhancing protein 2-like isoform X5: protein MAAPQLYGEEVYVRRRGEEYPPVSMVNGRHVYLNDSAIFYDSAESIPANVTFRNRRRYNESLSSLNESDYGVPYDSTADEYQDEEPITINKQHVASSLSRFGAILQMLSKIPFPRMSVTGMGLSSLVAIFICPRTLGANILFPGFRLLFGTLYPAYASYKAVRTKNVKEYVKWMMYWIVFAFFTCIETFTDILLSWFPFYYEIKVIIVLWLLSPATRGSSTLYRKFVHPMLTRREQEIDDYINQAKEKGYTAVLQLGSKGVNYATNVIMQTAIKGGGGLVQTLRKSYSLSDLSEPDTQRTQEEIDELIRPQRVLRSKSARSSSGGRHVEMYFPEVEIAGTPHRTPPPYNYIRSSDDISSGYSSAEPGLSRTASMSNTARPRVKSKTREEKMSASCTTLPRSKKAEKVIKTRTRTEK, encoded by the exons GCTGAGAGTATACCGGCGAACGTAACATTTCGCAATCGCCGCCGATACAATGAATCGCTCTCGTCACTAAACGAGTCGGATTACGGTGTTCCGTACGATTCGACGGCCGACGAATATCAGGATGAGGAACCGATTACGATCAACAAGCAACATGTGGCCAGCTCGTTGTCCCGATTCGGTGCCATACTCCAAATGCTATCGAAAATTCCATTCCCGCGCATGTCGGTCACCGGAATGGGCCTCAGCTCTCTCGTCGCCATCTTCATCTGTCCGCGAACCCTCGGTGCCAACATTCTGTTTCCCGGTTTCAGATTATTGTTCGGAACGCTCTATCCCGCCTATGCATCATACAAAGCGGTCAGGACCAAAAATGTCAAGGAATAT GTCAAATGGATGATGTATTGGATAGTGTTTGCGTTCTTCACCTGCATCGAGACGTTCACCGACATACTGCTTTCGTGGTTCCCGTTCTACTACGAGATCAAAGTCATCATCGTCCTATGGCTGCTGTCGCCGGCAACCCGGGGCAGTTCGACACTGTATCGCAAATTTGTACATCCGATGCTAACCCGACGGGAACAG gAAATCGATGATTACATCAATCAAGCCAAAGAAAAAGGATACACAGCAGTGCTGCAATTGGGTTCGAAGGGCGTCAACTACGCCACAAACGTGATTATGCAAACGGCAATCAAG GGTGGTGGCGGTTTGGTGCAGACGCTGCGCAAAAGCTACAGCTTGAGCGACCTCTCGGAACCGGATACGCAGCGCACTCAGGAGGAGATTGACGAACTGATCCGGCCCCAGCGGGTGCTGCGCTCCAAGAGCGCTCGATCCTCTTCCGGTGGTCGCCACGTGGAAATGTATTTCCCCGAAGTGGAGATAGCTGGGACACCACACCGCACTCCACCACCGTATAA CTATATTCGATCCTCAGACGATATCAGTTCAGGATACTCGAGTGCAGAGCCAGGGTTGAGTCGAACGGCTTCGATGAGCAACACCGCCAGGCCCCGCGTTAAATCCAAAACTCGTGAG GAGAAAATGTCCGCTAGTTGCACCACATTACCTCGTTCCAAAAAGGCGGAAAAAGTCATCAAAACACGTACGAGAACGGAAAAGTAA
- the LOC129770881 gene encoding uncharacterized protein LOC129770881 isoform X3: MISAIVSRIVILLFGTLYPAYASYKAVRTKNVKEYVKWMMYWIVFAFFTCIETFTDILLSWFPFYYEIKVIIVLWLLSPATRGSSTLYRKFVHPMLTRREQEIDDYINQAKEKGYTAVLQLGSKGVNYATNVIMQTAIKGGGGLVQTLRKSYSLSDLSEPDTQRTQEEIDELIRPQRVLRSKSARSSSGGRHVEMYFPEVEIAGTPHRTPPPYNYIRSSDDISSGYSSAEPGLSRTASMSNTARPRVKSKTREDDDEVFYSDRETARSYGTSSQFIHPATLYEIPSSPLPAITEASHSPNPNEPPIFSSQFPLAGARATPHSLTPEMGQKYELFLQWMESQKESKPISEDQKLPTELIIDSHNAEIETKGLTDVETMPADDIPFIDDTLPNEEEQFSTCAPMMAPIPEAEQSENSFADDVFRDTISVSSEDEFQELEQDEIVAESTVEITTALNNSKDIIETNKNVDTEIDVVESVTDKTMPTVLEVIEEVTTTEPLATTVEPIIIRVDTNDTNPHLGSKHNDISKEEALSNVLRENAKDNPNTEVSISEKSDLFNESPIQLSVSVSNLTSSTSSLAVSEAGNQMDDSSGRKSSHGKRKAPPIPIAFKPESFVPTVDPPVIPPKANKEQELKKLPAREAVPENKDKKNKSKKLMSSLTGIFRHETSPSTVVPTGSVTGARSGDSSLPKETEI; this comes from the exons ATTATTGTTCGGAACGCTCTATCCCGCCTATGCATCATACAAAGCGGTCAGGACCAAAAATGTCAAGGAATAT GTCAAATGGATGATGTATTGGATAGTGTTTGCGTTCTTCACCTGCATCGAGACGTTCACCGACATACTGCTTTCGTGGTTCCCGTTCTACTACGAGATCAAAGTCATCATCGTCCTATGGCTGCTGTCGCCGGCAACCCGGGGCAGTTCGACACTGTATCGCAAATTTGTACATCCGATGCTAACCCGACGGGAACAG gAAATCGATGATTACATCAATCAAGCCAAAGAAAAAGGATACACAGCAGTGCTGCAATTGGGTTCGAAGGGCGTCAACTACGCCACAAACGTGATTATGCAAACGGCAATCAAG GGTGGTGGCGGTTTGGTGCAGACGCTGCGCAAAAGCTACAGCTTGAGCGACCTCTCGGAACCGGATACGCAGCGCACTCAGGAGGAGATTGACGAACTGATCCGGCCCCAGCGGGTGCTGCGCTCCAAGAGCGCTCGATCCTCTTCCGGTGGTCGCCACGTGGAAATGTATTTCCCCGAAGTGGAGATAGCTGGGACACCACACCGCACTCCACCACCGTATAA CTATATTCGATCCTCAGACGATATCAGTTCAGGATACTCGAGTGCAGAGCCAGGGTTGAGTCGAACGGCTTCGATGAGCAACACCGCCAGGCCCCGCGTTAAATCCAAAACTCGTGAG GATGATGACGAGGTTTTCTACAGCGATCGGGAAACAGCCCGATCCTACGGAACTAGTTCTCAGTTCATTCATCCTGCCACATTATATGAAATTCCTTCAAGTCCTCTTCCTGCAATCACAGAAGCTAGCCATTCTCCTAATCCTAATGAACCGCCAATTTTCTCGTCTCAGTTCCCTCTAGCAGGAGCAAGAGCAACTCCACATTCACTTACACCAGAGATGGGACAAAAGTATGAACTGTTTCTGCAATGGATGGAATCCCAAAAAGAGAGCAAGCCAATAAGTGAAGATCAGAAGCTTCCAACAGAATTAATAATTGATTCTCATAATGCAGAAATCGAAACTAAAGGGCTCACAGATGTGGAAACGATGCCAGCCGACGACATTCCCTTCATTGATGATACTTTACCCAATGAGGAAGAACAGTTTTCGACATGTGCACCGATGATGGCACCTATTCCGGAGGCGGAACAATCAGAGAACAGTTTTGCAGACGACGTGTTTCGTGATACAATATCCGTATCGAGTGAAGATGAATTTCAAGAGTTAGAGCAGGATGAGATAGTTGCAGAGTCGACGGTTGAAATTACGACTGCTCTAAACAATTCAAAAGACATAATTGAAACTAATAAAAATGTAGATACCGAAATTGATGTAGTAGAATCAGTAACTGATAAAACTATGCCAACTGTTCTGGAGGTAATTGAAGAGGTTACTACTACGGAACCGTTAGCAACTACTGTGGAACCGATTATAATTCGTGTTGATACTAATGATACAAATCCACATCTAGGTTCCAAACACAATGATATAAGCAAAGAAGAAGCTCTCAGCAATGTTTTGAGGGAAAACGCGAAAGATAATCCTAATACCGAAGTATCTATTTCTGAGAAATCTGATCTCTTCAACGAAAGCCCAATACAACTCTCAGTATCGGTGTCCAATTTAACATCCTCCACATCATCCCTTGCGGTTTCGGAAGCCGGCAATCAAATGGACGATTCTTCGGGTAGAAAATCTTCTCATGGGAAACGAAAAGCACCTCCCATCCCAATAGCATTCAAGCCGGAATCATTCGTTCCTACTGTTGATCCTCCAGTGATCCCACCCAAGGCAAACAAAGAGCAGGAGTTAAAGAAACTTCCGGCTCGGGAAGCTGTCCCCGAAAACAAAGACAAAAAgaacaaatcgaaaaaattaatGAGTTCTCTAACTGGAATTTTCAGACATGAAACTTCTCCATCCACAGTGGTTCCTACTGGTTCCGTCACTGGAGCTCGATCCGGAGATTCTTCGCTTCCCAAAGAaactgaaatatga
- the LOC129770881 gene encoding uncharacterized protein LOC129770881 isoform X2: MCCVLRPHYDNNVSHLISKFEVRKYSKNNSMAAPQLYGEEVYVRRRGEEYPPVSMVNGRHVYLNDSAIFYDSAESIPANVTFRNRRRYNESLSSLNESDYGVPYDSTADEYQDEEPITINKQHVASSLSRFGAILQMLSKIPFPRMSVTGMGLSSLVAIFICPRTLGANILFPGFRLLFGTLYPAYASYKAVRTKNVKEYVKWMMYWIVFAFFTCIETFTDILLSWFPFYYEIKVIIVLWLLSPATRGSSTLYRKFVHPMLTRREQEIDDYINQAKEKGYTAVLQLGSKGVNYATNVIMQTAIKGGGGLVQTLRKSYSLSDLSEPDTQRTQEEIDELIRPQRVLRSKSARSSSGGRHVEMYFPEVEIAGTPHRTPPPYNYIRSSDDISSGYSSAEPGLSRTASMSNTARPRVKSKTREDDDEVFYSDRETARSYGTSSQFIHPATLYEIPSSPLPAITEASHSPNPNEPPIFSSQFPLAGARATPHSLTPEMGQKYELFLQWMESQKESKPISEDQKLPTELIIDSHNAEIETKGLTDVETMPADDIPFIDDTLPNEEEQFSTCAPMMAPIPEAEQSENSFADDVFRDTISVSSEDEFQELEQDEIVAESTVEITTALNNSKDIIETNKNVDTEIDVVESVTDKTMPTVLEVIEEVTTTEPLATTVEPIIIRVDTNDTNPHLGSKHNDISKEEALSNVLRENAKDNPNTEVSISEKSDLFNESPIQLSVSVSNLTSSTSSLAVSEAGNQMDDSSGRKSSHGKRKAPPIPIAFKPESFVPTVDPPVIPPKANKEQELKKLPAREAVPENKDKKNKSKKLMSSLTGIFRHETSPSTVVPTGSVTGARSGDSSLPKETEI, encoded by the exons GCTGAGAGTATACCGGCGAACGTAACATTTCGCAATCGCCGCCGATACAATGAATCGCTCTCGTCACTAAACGAGTCGGATTACGGTGTTCCGTACGATTCGACGGCCGACGAATATCAGGATGAGGAACCGATTACGATCAACAAGCAACATGTGGCCAGCTCGTTGTCCCGATTCGGTGCCATACTCCAAATGCTATCGAAAATTCCATTCCCGCGCATGTCGGTCACCGGAATGGGCCTCAGCTCTCTCGTCGCCATCTTCATCTGTCCGCGAACCCTCGGTGCCAACATTCTGTTTCCCGGTTTCAGATTATTGTTCGGAACGCTCTATCCCGCCTATGCATCATACAAAGCGGTCAGGACCAAAAATGTCAAGGAATAT GTCAAATGGATGATGTATTGGATAGTGTTTGCGTTCTTCACCTGCATCGAGACGTTCACCGACATACTGCTTTCGTGGTTCCCGTTCTACTACGAGATCAAAGTCATCATCGTCCTATGGCTGCTGTCGCCGGCAACCCGGGGCAGTTCGACACTGTATCGCAAATTTGTACATCCGATGCTAACCCGACGGGAACAG gAAATCGATGATTACATCAATCAAGCCAAAGAAAAAGGATACACAGCAGTGCTGCAATTGGGTTCGAAGGGCGTCAACTACGCCACAAACGTGATTATGCAAACGGCAATCAAG GGTGGTGGCGGTTTGGTGCAGACGCTGCGCAAAAGCTACAGCTTGAGCGACCTCTCGGAACCGGATACGCAGCGCACTCAGGAGGAGATTGACGAACTGATCCGGCCCCAGCGGGTGCTGCGCTCCAAGAGCGCTCGATCCTCTTCCGGTGGTCGCCACGTGGAAATGTATTTCCCCGAAGTGGAGATAGCTGGGACACCACACCGCACTCCACCACCGTATAA CTATATTCGATCCTCAGACGATATCAGTTCAGGATACTCGAGTGCAGAGCCAGGGTTGAGTCGAACGGCTTCGATGAGCAACACCGCCAGGCCCCGCGTTAAATCCAAAACTCGTGAG GATGATGACGAGGTTTTCTACAGCGATCGGGAAACAGCCCGATCCTACGGAACTAGTTCTCAGTTCATTCATCCTGCCACATTATATGAAATTCCTTCAAGTCCTCTTCCTGCAATCACAGAAGCTAGCCATTCTCCTAATCCTAATGAACCGCCAATTTTCTCGTCTCAGTTCCCTCTAGCAGGAGCAAGAGCAACTCCACATTCACTTACACCAGAGATGGGACAAAAGTATGAACTGTTTCTGCAATGGATGGAATCCCAAAAAGAGAGCAAGCCAATAAGTGAAGATCAGAAGCTTCCAACAGAATTAATAATTGATTCTCATAATGCAGAAATCGAAACTAAAGGGCTCACAGATGTGGAAACGATGCCAGCCGACGACATTCCCTTCATTGATGATACTTTACCCAATGAGGAAGAACAGTTTTCGACATGTGCACCGATGATGGCACCTATTCCGGAGGCGGAACAATCAGAGAACAGTTTTGCAGACGACGTGTTTCGTGATACAATATCCGTATCGAGTGAAGATGAATTTCAAGAGTTAGAGCAGGATGAGATAGTTGCAGAGTCGACGGTTGAAATTACGACTGCTCTAAACAATTCAAAAGACATAATTGAAACTAATAAAAATGTAGATACCGAAATTGATGTAGTAGAATCAGTAACTGATAAAACTATGCCAACTGTTCTGGAGGTAATTGAAGAGGTTACTACTACGGAACCGTTAGCAACTACTGTGGAACCGATTATAATTCGTGTTGATACTAATGATACAAATCCACATCTAGGTTCCAAACACAATGATATAAGCAAAGAAGAAGCTCTCAGCAATGTTTTGAGGGAAAACGCGAAAGATAATCCTAATACCGAAGTATCTATTTCTGAGAAATCTGATCTCTTCAACGAAAGCCCAATACAACTCTCAGTATCGGTGTCCAATTTAACATCCTCCACATCATCCCTTGCGGTTTCGGAAGCCGGCAATCAAATGGACGATTCTTCGGGTAGAAAATCTTCTCATGGGAAACGAAAAGCACCTCCCATCCCAATAGCATTCAAGCCGGAATCATTCGTTCCTACTGTTGATCCTCCAGTGATCCCACCCAAGGCAAACAAAGAGCAGGAGTTAAAGAAACTTCCGGCTCGGGAAGCTGTCCCCGAAAACAAAGACAAAAAgaacaaatcgaaaaaattaatGAGTTCTCTAACTGGAATTTTCAGACATGAAACTTCTCCATCCACAGTGGTTCCTACTGGTTCCGTCACTGGAGCTCGATCCGGAGATTCTTCGCTTCCCAAAGAaactgaaatatga
- the LOC129770881 gene encoding uncharacterized protein LOC129770881 isoform X1 produces MAAPQLYGEEVYVRRRGEEYPPVSMVNGRHVYLNDSAIFYDSAESIPANVTFRNRRRYNESLSSLNESDYGVPYDSTADEYQDEEPITINKQHVASSLSRFGAILQMLSKIPFPRMSVTGMGLSSLVAIFICPRTLGANILFPGFRLLFGTLYPAYASYKAVRTKNVKEYVKWMMYWIVFAFFTCIETFTDILLSWFPFYYEIKVIIVLWLLSPATRGSSTLYRKFVHPMLTRREQEIDDYINQAKEKGYTAVLQLGSKGVNYATNVIMQTAIKGGGGLVQTLRKSYSLSDLSEPDTQRTQEEIDELIRPQRVLRSKSARSSSGGRHVEMYFPEVEIAGTPHRTPPPYNYIRSSDDISSGYSSAEPGLSRTASMSNTARPRVKSKTREDDDEVFYSDRETARSYGTSSQFIHPATLYEIPSSPLPAITEASHSPNPNEPPIFSSQFPLAGARATPHSLTPEMGQKYELFLQWMESQKESKPISEDQKLPTELIIDSHNAEIETKGLTDVETMPADDIPFIDDTLPNEEEQFSTCAPMMAPIPEAEQSENSFADDVFRDTISVSSEDEFQELEQDEIVAESTVEITTALNNSKDIIETNKNVDTEIDVVESVTDKTMPTVLEVIEEVTTTEPLATTVEPIIIRVDTNDTNPHLGSKHNDISKEEALSNVLRENAKDNPNTEVSISEKSDLFNESPIQLSVSVSNLTSSTSSLAVSEAGNQMDDSSGRKSSHGKRKAPPIPIAFKPESFVPTVDPPVIPPKANKEQELKKLPAREAVPENKDKKNKSKKLMSSLTGIFRHETSPSTVVPTGSVTGARSGDSSLPKETEI; encoded by the exons GCTGAGAGTATACCGGCGAACGTAACATTTCGCAATCGCCGCCGATACAATGAATCGCTCTCGTCACTAAACGAGTCGGATTACGGTGTTCCGTACGATTCGACGGCCGACGAATATCAGGATGAGGAACCGATTACGATCAACAAGCAACATGTGGCCAGCTCGTTGTCCCGATTCGGTGCCATACTCCAAATGCTATCGAAAATTCCATTCCCGCGCATGTCGGTCACCGGAATGGGCCTCAGCTCTCTCGTCGCCATCTTCATCTGTCCGCGAACCCTCGGTGCCAACATTCTGTTTCCCGGTTTCAGATTATTGTTCGGAACGCTCTATCCCGCCTATGCATCATACAAAGCGGTCAGGACCAAAAATGTCAAGGAATAT GTCAAATGGATGATGTATTGGATAGTGTTTGCGTTCTTCACCTGCATCGAGACGTTCACCGACATACTGCTTTCGTGGTTCCCGTTCTACTACGAGATCAAAGTCATCATCGTCCTATGGCTGCTGTCGCCGGCAACCCGGGGCAGTTCGACACTGTATCGCAAATTTGTACATCCGATGCTAACCCGACGGGAACAG gAAATCGATGATTACATCAATCAAGCCAAAGAAAAAGGATACACAGCAGTGCTGCAATTGGGTTCGAAGGGCGTCAACTACGCCACAAACGTGATTATGCAAACGGCAATCAAG GGTGGTGGCGGTTTGGTGCAGACGCTGCGCAAAAGCTACAGCTTGAGCGACCTCTCGGAACCGGATACGCAGCGCACTCAGGAGGAGATTGACGAACTGATCCGGCCCCAGCGGGTGCTGCGCTCCAAGAGCGCTCGATCCTCTTCCGGTGGTCGCCACGTGGAAATGTATTTCCCCGAAGTGGAGATAGCTGGGACACCACACCGCACTCCACCACCGTATAA CTATATTCGATCCTCAGACGATATCAGTTCAGGATACTCGAGTGCAGAGCCAGGGTTGAGTCGAACGGCTTCGATGAGCAACACCGCCAGGCCCCGCGTTAAATCCAAAACTCGTGAG GATGATGACGAGGTTTTCTACAGCGATCGGGAAACAGCCCGATCCTACGGAACTAGTTCTCAGTTCATTCATCCTGCCACATTATATGAAATTCCTTCAAGTCCTCTTCCTGCAATCACAGAAGCTAGCCATTCTCCTAATCCTAATGAACCGCCAATTTTCTCGTCTCAGTTCCCTCTAGCAGGAGCAAGAGCAACTCCACATTCACTTACACCAGAGATGGGACAAAAGTATGAACTGTTTCTGCAATGGATGGAATCCCAAAAAGAGAGCAAGCCAATAAGTGAAGATCAGAAGCTTCCAACAGAATTAATAATTGATTCTCATAATGCAGAAATCGAAACTAAAGGGCTCACAGATGTGGAAACGATGCCAGCCGACGACATTCCCTTCATTGATGATACTTTACCCAATGAGGAAGAACAGTTTTCGACATGTGCACCGATGATGGCACCTATTCCGGAGGCGGAACAATCAGAGAACAGTTTTGCAGACGACGTGTTTCGTGATACAATATCCGTATCGAGTGAAGATGAATTTCAAGAGTTAGAGCAGGATGAGATAGTTGCAGAGTCGACGGTTGAAATTACGACTGCTCTAAACAATTCAAAAGACATAATTGAAACTAATAAAAATGTAGATACCGAAATTGATGTAGTAGAATCAGTAACTGATAAAACTATGCCAACTGTTCTGGAGGTAATTGAAGAGGTTACTACTACGGAACCGTTAGCAACTACTGTGGAACCGATTATAATTCGTGTTGATACTAATGATACAAATCCACATCTAGGTTCCAAACACAATGATATAAGCAAAGAAGAAGCTCTCAGCAATGTTTTGAGGGAAAACGCGAAAGATAATCCTAATACCGAAGTATCTATTTCTGAGAAATCTGATCTCTTCAACGAAAGCCCAATACAACTCTCAGTATCGGTGTCCAATTTAACATCCTCCACATCATCCCTTGCGGTTTCGGAAGCCGGCAATCAAATGGACGATTCTTCGGGTAGAAAATCTTCTCATGGGAAACGAAAAGCACCTCCCATCCCAATAGCATTCAAGCCGGAATCATTCGTTCCTACTGTTGATCCTCCAGTGATCCCACCCAAGGCAAACAAAGAGCAGGAGTTAAAGAAACTTCCGGCTCGGGAAGCTGTCCCCGAAAACAAAGACAAAAAgaacaaatcgaaaaaattaatGAGTTCTCTAACTGGAATTTTCAGACATGAAACTTCTCCATCCACAGTGGTTCCTACTGGTTCCGTCACTGGAGCTCGATCCGGAGATTCTTCGCTTCCCAAAGAaactgaaatatga